The following are encoded together in the Gilvimarinus sp. DA14 genome:
- the pheT gene encoding phenylalanine--tRNA ligase subunit beta has translation MKVSESWLREWINPEIDTQAIVDQLTMAGIEVDATEPVAGEFTGVYVGQIISIEQHPDADKLRVCQVAGHPDGGEVQVVCGAPNARAGIKIPFATVGAKLPGDFKIKKAKLRGVESFGMLCAQTELQAGDDDDGLWELAEDAPVGTDLREYLNLNDTVIEVDITPNRGDCLSVRGLARELGVINRHPVSEVAAEPVAAAIDSELTVTLAADHACSRYLGRVIRGVNVSAPSPLWLQEKLRRSGVRSIDAVVDVTNYVLLELGQPMHAFDLAKIDGGITVREAREGEKLVLLDEQEVALSAGTLLIADDSKPLAMAGIMGGLDASVTTATQDIFLESAFFNPLAIAGRARGYGLHTDSSHRFERGVDYQLARAAIERATALLLDIVGGQAGPVTEAVNQHLPEAIEVDLRRERIVSGLNIELADEDVEDILTRLGFAVSAGSEGWRAKAPSWRFDVSIEADLLEELARIYGYNRLPTKVPDQSMAIKPYTESRVKLSSLRRHLIARDFQEVVTYSFIDPKLAAQFEPEIDPVALQNPISADMAVMRTSLIPGLVSVLRYNLNRQQQRLRLFESGQKFVPGPQGVAQTPTLAGLIYGQLAGENWADDARKVDFYDLKGDVESLLGVTGLTSELAFSAGAHPALHPGQTAKVTLAGKEIGVLGAIHPVVQDELDLPDGVFVFELELDALLAARIPAFKPLSKFPAVRRDLALLVDKEVPAQKLLNSIQGSAGEYLSDLKVFDLYMGKGIDPHRKSVALGLTFQHPSRTLNDEEINGFIQCVVDDVTQNFGATLR, from the coding sequence ATGAAAGTTAGCGAATCCTGGTTGCGCGAATGGATCAACCCAGAGATCGACACCCAAGCGATTGTTGATCAACTAACGATGGCCGGTATCGAGGTTGACGCCACCGAGCCGGTAGCGGGCGAATTTACTGGTGTGTATGTGGGGCAGATTATCAGCATAGAGCAGCATCCGGATGCCGATAAGCTGCGAGTTTGTCAGGTGGCTGGACACCCTGATGGCGGTGAAGTGCAGGTGGTGTGTGGTGCTCCCAATGCCCGCGCGGGGATCAAAATACCTTTTGCCACCGTGGGCGCCAAACTGCCTGGTGATTTTAAAATCAAAAAAGCAAAGCTGCGCGGCGTCGAGTCGTTCGGCATGCTGTGCGCACAGACCGAGCTGCAAGCCGGAGACGATGATGACGGTCTGTGGGAGCTGGCCGAAGATGCGCCTGTGGGAACGGATCTGCGCGAGTATTTAAATTTGAATGACACCGTGATTGAGGTGGATATCACTCCCAATCGCGGTGACTGCCTGAGTGTGCGAGGCCTTGCCCGTGAGCTTGGGGTGATCAACCGCCACCCGGTTAGCGAAGTGGCCGCCGAGCCGGTCGCCGCCGCGATCGACAGCGAGTTGACTGTCACTTTGGCCGCCGATCATGCCTGCTCGCGCTATTTGGGGCGGGTTATACGCGGGGTTAATGTCAGTGCTCCAAGCCCCCTGTGGCTGCAGGAAAAGCTGCGTCGTAGTGGTGTACGCTCGATTGACGCCGTGGTGGATGTGACCAACTATGTGCTGTTGGAGTTGGGCCAGCCCATGCATGCGTTTGATCTGGCGAAAATCGATGGCGGCATAACCGTGCGCGAGGCTCGAGAAGGTGAAAAGCTAGTGCTGCTGGATGAGCAGGAGGTGGCTCTCAGTGCAGGCACGCTACTTATTGCGGATGACAGCAAACCACTGGCAATGGCGGGCATTATGGGTGGTTTAGACGCCTCTGTGACAACGGCCACCCAGGATATCTTTTTAGAAAGTGCCTTCTTTAATCCACTGGCTATCGCCGGGCGCGCCCGTGGTTACGGTTTGCATACCGATTCCTCGCATCGCTTTGAGCGCGGCGTGGATTATCAGCTGGCGCGTGCGGCGATTGAGCGCGCCACTGCGCTTTTGCTGGACATTGTCGGTGGTCAGGCGGGGCCTGTTACTGAGGCGGTTAATCAACACTTACCTGAAGCGATCGAGGTGGACCTGCGTCGAGAGCGTATTGTCAGTGGCTTGAACATCGAGCTGGCCGATGAGGATGTGGAAGATATTTTGACCCGCCTCGGGTTTGCGGTATCGGCTGGGTCTGAAGGCTGGCGGGCAAAGGCGCCCAGTTGGCGTTTTGATGTCAGCATCGAGGCGGATCTACTCGAAGAGCTGGCCCGTATCTACGGCTACAACCGCCTGCCTACTAAAGTGCCGGACCAGAGTATGGCGATCAAGCCTTATACGGAGTCGCGAGTTAAGCTGTCGAGCTTGCGCCGCCACCTGATTGCACGCGATTTTCAGGAAGTGGTTACCTATAGCTTTATCGATCCTAAGTTGGCCGCACAGTTCGAGCCGGAGATCGATCCGGTAGCGCTGCAAAACCCTATCAGTGCCGATATGGCCGTGATGCGCACCAGCCTGATCCCGGGCCTGGTGAGTGTGCTGCGCTATAACCTCAATCGTCAGCAGCAGCGTTTGCGTTTGTTTGAGTCTGGGCAGAAATTTGTTCCAGGGCCGCAAGGCGTGGCACAAACTCCCACTCTGGCGGGGTTAATATACGGTCAGCTGGCTGGCGAGAATTGGGCCGATGACGCACGTAAGGTCGATTTTTACGATCTCAAAGGTGATGTCGAGTCTCTGCTGGGGGTAACTGGACTTACTTCGGAGCTGGCCTTTAGCGCGGGCGCCCATCCGGCGTTGCATCCGGGGCAAACCGCTAAAGTCACCTTGGCGGGTAAAGAAATTGGCGTTTTGGGGGCGATTCACCCGGTGGTGCAGGACGAGCTTGATTTGCCGGACGGGGTTTTTGTATTTGAACTGGAGCTGGATGCATTGCTTGCAGCGCGCATTCCGGCTTTTAAACCTCTGTCGAAGTTTCCTGCTGTGCGTCGTGATTTGGCGTTGCTGGTGGACAAAGAAGTGCCCGCGCAAAAGCTGTTAAACAGCATCCAAGGTAGTGCCGGAGAGTACCTGTCGGACTTAAAGGTGTTTGACCTTTATATGGGCAAAGGCATTGATCCACATAGAAAAAGTGTGGCACTGGGCTTGACCTTTCAGCATCCTTCCCGCACTCTTAACGACGAGGAAATTAACGGGTTCATCCAGTGTGTGGTTGACGATGTAACCCAAAATTTCGGTGCAACACTGAGATAG